The nucleotide sequence ACCGGCCGTTCGCCGTGTTGAGCGCCCGGAAGCGGTACCAGCGCGCGTCCACGTCCAGGTGCGGCCAGATGCCGCCGTTGACGAGCGTGAACGGACCGGTCACCGGCGCCGTCGTGCCGGACCCGGGCAGGTACTGGAACTTGAACAGCAGCCGGCCGGTGAGCGCGCCGGTCGCCGGGTCGGTGTCGAAATTGCGGTCGGCGAGGATCAGCGGGATTTCGTGGTCACCACCGGGCAGCCGCAGCCGGTCCTCCTCGTCGTCGCGGAGCAGGTACAGGCCCGCGAGTCCGGAGTGGACGTTGAAGCGCGTCACGGCCATCGCGTGGTCGTGGTACCAGAGCGCGGTGGCGGCCTGGCGGTTCGGGTACTCGGTGAGCTGCGTCTGCCCCGGCGAAATCCCGTTGTGCGCCCAGCCGTCGTTGCCGGCGTTCGTCAGCGCGCCGTGCAGGTGCACGACGTTCCACGGCGGCAGTTCGGCCACGCCCTCGACCAGCTCCACCCCGGCGGGCAGGCTGCCGTCCGCGGCGCGGTAGCCGGGCCGGTTCGCCGGCGTCGGCACCGCGTACGGTGCCCGCACCGCCACGAGCGGGACCGTGCCGCGCAGTTCGCTGGCCCACGCCACGCGCAGCCGCTTGCCGCTGCGCACCTCGACGGTCGGGCCGGGGAACTGGCCTTCGTAGGTCCACAGCGTGGTTTCCGGCAGCTGGGAGTGCAGCCGCGTCCGCGCGGTGGTCATCGTGATCGTGAGCTCGCCGGCGTTCCGCCGCGAATGCGCCTGGATCACCGGCGGGATCCGCAGCGGGTCGAGGAACTTGGTGAGCCCGAAGTTCGGCGCCGCGGAAGACGCCGGTGGCGTGGTCGCCGCCGACGCCGTCCGCGGAGCACCCGGTCCGAGCAGGTTCACCCCCGCCACGACGCCCGCGGAACCGAGCGCCGCGGCGGCGAGGAACGTGCGCCGGTCGAGCGAGTCGTTCACTTCTCCTACCAGGCAACCGGAAGTTCGGTCAGGACCTGGAATCCCGCGGTGGGGTTGAACGGGATCTCCTCGGCCGGAACCGCGAGCCGCAGGCCGGGCAGGCGCTCGAGCAACGTGCCCAGGGCGATCTCCATCGTGACGCGCGCGAGGTTCTGCCCGAGGCACTGGTGGGCGCCGAACCCGAACGAGACGTGGTCCCGGGCCGTGGCGCGGTGCCAGCCGAGGGTGTCCGGCGCCTCGTGGACGTCCTCGTCGCGGTTGATCAGCGAGGTGATGAAGAAGACGCCGTCGCCCTTGCGGATGGTGGCGCCCTCGACCTCGATGTCGTCGACGGCCAGCCGCGAAACACCGTCCGGAATGGACAGTACGCGCAGCAGCTCGTCCACGGCGATGGGCAGCAACGACGGGTCGGCACGCAGTTCGGCAAGCCGGTCCGGGTTCTGGAGCAGGACGAACGTGCTGAGCGAGATCATCGTCCCGGTGGTGCCGTGGCCGCCGGCCACCTGCAGGACCAGCGTCGAGATCAGCTCTTCGTCCACTTCGCCCTTGGCGCCGCGTTCGGCCAGGAGGTCGTCGAGGACGGTGTCACCGGGGTTCCGCCGCCTCTGCGCGATCAGCTCGCCCATGTAGGCCATGAGCTCGTCGTACGCCCCGTTGGCGTCCGGACCCGCCGCGAGCTGGAAGGACTTCTTCTCGAAGTACTCGTGATCGCTGTCCGGGATGCCCATCAGCCGGTACAGGATGGTCACCGGCACCGGCCCGGCGAACGCGGGGATCAGATCCGCCGGCGGCCCGGCGGCGATCAGCTCGTCCAGCTGCCGGTCGACGATCTCCTGGATCCGCGGGCGCAGGGCGTTGATCCGACGGGTCGTGAAGCTGGGGATCAGCAGCTTGCGCCGGGCGTTGTGCACCGGGCCGTCGACGCCGACCAGCGCGGTGACGATCTTCATCACCTTCTGCTGGACGTCGCTGACGGTGGCGGCGATGCTCGCGAACATCATCGGCCACGCCGGATTGGTGCGGTCACTGGAGATCCGGGGATCGATCAGCAGCCGGCGCGCCACGTCCCGGCTGGTGATGGCCCAGACGCGCCGGCCGTCGTAGAGCGCGACCTGGGCGAGCGGCTTCCGGTCGGCCAGCGGCAGGTAGGCCGGTGCGGGCTGGTAGGGGCAGGTGCGATCCTGCGGGAACACAACGGTCTCGGTCATGCGGGGAACCCTCCGGGCACGGGGAATACCGGCGATCCGCACGGCGAGGAACGGCGTCGGTGCGGCTCGGAGTCGGAACGTTAGTGAAGCGGCGGCCGGGCGCGCATCCTCACACTTGGTATTCCTCGACGTCCCGGCGCACCGGCCCGGCCAGGCCGCGCGCAGCAAAAACCCCGCCGCCACCGGACACTTCCTGCGGAAACCGCTCTCTCAAGTCCGCAATGGACAGTGTGCGCGGTGCGCGGACCCCGCGATGGGTCCACGTACGGGATTGCCCGGTGGCGGCGGGGTGCTGAACGGCCCTAGTAGCGTGTCGCTGCTTAGCTGTGGTGCCTGTGGCTGAGAAGGTGTTGTCCGGCAGGTCCTTCGCCTGCCGGACGAGGATGGTTGTCGTGCCTTCAGAGTTGAAGCGGCCGGTCAGGTTGTCGGCGCGGGATCGTGAGGAGTTGATCCGGCTGACCACCACGGGTGTGCATCCGGCATCGGCGATCAGGCGGGCACGGGTGCTGCTCGCGCTGGACACCTCGGTGGGCGAGCCCGATCCGAAGGAAGTGATCGCGGCCCGGCTCGAGGTTTCGGGTGAGATGCTGCGGCTGGTTGCCAAGCGATTCGCTGAGACCGGCGGCGATGTCCTTGCCACGATCTCGCGCAAGAAGCGTGACCTTCCGCCGGTGCCCTCCCCGGTCACCGGGGAGGTGGAGGCCCGGCTGATCGCCTTGGCGTGCTCGACACCGCCGGCGGGGCATGCCCGGTGGTCGTTGCGGTTGCTGGAGAAACACGTCGAACTCACCGAGGACATCCCCAGCCTGGACCACTCCACCATCGGCCGGGTTCTAAAAAAACGGAACTGCGTCCTCATCTGAGGAAATGCTGGAACATCCCGCCACGGGCGGACGCAGAGTTCGCGGCCCGCATGGAGGACGTATTGGCGGTCTACGCTCGGCCCTACGACCCCGCCCGCCCGGTCGTGTGCATGGACGAGAAACCCTTCCAGCTCCTCGGCCACGTCCGCGACCCGCTTCCGGCCCGGCCGGGCCGCAACGCTTGCCAGGACAGCGAATACGTCCGATGCGGCACCTGTTCGATCTTTGTGTGGGCCGAGCCCCTGCGCGGGTGGCGCCGCGTGCACGCCCTGGCCCAGCGGACCCGGATCGACTGGGCCAGGCAGGTCAAAGAGCTACTGACCGTGGACTACCCCGACGCCGAGACCGTGGTGCTGGTGATGGACAACCTCAACACTCACAGCATTGCCTCGCTCTACGAGGCCTTCGAACCCAGTGAGGCCTTCGCCCTGGCCCAGCGTCTCGAGATCCACCACACCCCCAAACACGGGTCCTGGCTCAACATCGCCGAGATCGAACTCTCCGCACTGGCCCGGCAATGCCTCGACCGCCGCATCAGCGACCTCGACACCCTCAACACCGAACTCGCCGCCTGGCAACACGCCATCAACACCGAGCAACGCCAAGTCCGCTGGCAGTTCACCACCGACGACGCACGCGTCAAACTCCGCCACCTATATCCCAAAAGTTAGGCGCGACACTCTACTAGTCCGTGAAGTCCGCCTTGTGGTCCTCCGCCCACTCGGCGAAGGTGCGCGGGGGCTTGCCCAGGACTTTCTCGACCGTCGGGTCGATCTCCTCGGGCCCGTCGAGCGCTTCCTCGTAGTAGCGGATCCTCGTCTCGATGATGCTCGACGCGTCCCCGCGGCCGACCGTTCCCTCCGCCACCAGCTCTTCGAAGCGCCCACCGATCCGGGCCTGGAAATCGGCCCGGGCGGCGTCGCCGGTGAGGTCCACGAAGTCGAGCTCACGGCCGATCGCCCGGCCGATCAGGGCGAGCTGCTCGGCCTGGGTGATGCTCTCGCCCCCGGTGATGCCGTACTTCGCGCCGGCGTGGCCGTCCTGCAGCAGCGCGCACGTGCTCACTTCCGCGATGTCCCGTTCGTGGATCGAGGACAGGTAGGAGTGGGCGTAGAGGATCGGCACCGGCTCGCCCTTCTTGACGAACCCGGCCCACTGCAGGGAGTTCGCGGCGAACGCACCCGGCCGGACGAACGTCCACGCCAGCCCGGACCGCTCGATCGCCGCCTCTTCGGCCAGGTGCCACCGCGCGATCCAGTGGTCCGGATCGCGCCCGGCGGCGGCCAGCGACGACAGCAGGACGACGTGCCCGACGCCGGCGGCCTTCGCGGCTTCCAGCACCCCTTCGATTCCGGACGGCTGGGTGTACAGGAAGAGTTTCTCCACGCCCCGCAGGGCTTGCTCGAACGTCTCGGGCTCATTGAGGTCCGCCCGGCGGACGTCGACCTCGGGCGGCAGGTCGAGCGCGTCCGGGTTGCGCGAGGTCGCGCGGACATCGGCCCCCGCCCGCACCAACAGGTCTACGACGTTTCGGCCGACGTTGCCGGTCGCGCCGGTCACCAGGATCGTCATGATTTCCCCAGGTAGCTTGGCTTGCACGGGCTCGGTGCCCACGGGTGCGTCCATTGTGGACGTTGTCGGGCTTGCCTCCGGTGAGCAAGTATCAGCCAGCCGTGCGAGCCCGTCAACCGGCCCCGGCTGCCGCGCTGGTCAGCGTGCGCGGTCGTAGACCATCGCCGTCTCCCCCAGCTCGCCGGTTTCGTGGTGGCTGAGCCGCCACTTCGAGGACGGCAGGCCGTCGTCGAACAGCCGGGGGCCGCCGCCCGCGATTTCCGGGCAGACCATGAGGTACAGCCGGTCGAGCAGGTCCGCCGCGAGCAGCGGTTTGATGACGCTCGCGCTGCTGTTGACCAGGATGTCGCCCCCATCCGTGGTCTTCAGCTCGGCGACGACGTCCGCGGCCGGCGCGTTCACCAGCCGGGTGCGCTCCCACGGGGCATCGGCCAACGTCGTCGAGAAGACGACCTTTTCCGCGTCCACCAGCCATTGCGCGTAGCCGCGGTCGCGCGGGTCGGCGTGCTCGTCGGCGGCGACCGTGGGCCAGAACCCCAGGAAGCCCTCCGCGTTGCGGCGGCCGAGGACCGCCGTCGTCGCGCCCTCCCAGATCCGGCTCAGGTGGCGCCGCGCGGCTTCCGTCGTGGCGTACGGAAGGATCGCGGCCATGTCGGCGGGCCCGGCGGGGCCGTGGTAGCGCCCGTCGAGGGTGAGGCTCAGGTTCGCGCTCACCCGGCGGCCGCTCGGCTCGGTCATGGTTCAGGCCTTTCGTCCGGAGAGCACGGCGGTGAGGTGGTCGAGCACCTGGCGCCAGCCGGTTTCGATCCCGGCGATGAAGGGGACGGCGCCGACGGTCGTCGCGGTGATGCGCAGGCCCAGCCGCAGCCGGGTGCCGGCCGCGTCCGGGTGGAGCTCGAGGTCGTAGTGGCCGGCGAAGGAGGCGGGCCCGGTCACCGCGAGGTCGAAGCCGAGGTGGCCGGGCTCGTCGGCGACGCGCACCCGGCCTTCGGCGTGGTACTCGCCGTCGGCGTCGCGGTGGCCGAGCACGACCCGGCCCCCCGGCCGCGGCTCGAGGGTGCACGCGGTGACCGTCATCGACGGGGGCACCCACCAGGACGCGAGCAGGTTCGGGTCCGTCCAGTGCCGCCAGACGGCATCGGCCGGCGCGGGCAGCAGGCGGTCGAACGTGAACGTGCGCCCGTCCGCCCACCGGTCCCGGTCCGCGGCCGCCGCGTCCGCCTCGATGGCCGCGCGGTATCGCGCGACGGCGGCCCGCTCGCCGGCGTGCGCCTCGGTGGCACCGGCCAGTTCCCGCAGGCGCCCGGCGAGTGCTTCCAGGGGGCCGGCCTCGAGGGCGTGGACGCGCCGCCGGCCGAGCGGGAAGACGGTGACCAGGCCGGCGCGGGCCAGGGTCTGCAGATGCTTGGTGGTCTGCGGCTGCCGGAGCCCGGTCAGTTCGGCCAGCTCACCGACCGAGCGGGGGCGCTCGGCGAGGAGTTCGACGATGCGCCACCGCGCGGCGTCGCCCAGTGCTGCGGCGATCCGGTCCATGGACCCAGTATTCACACAGCAGAATATTCACATCAAGGAATATCTCCGCCGGGCAGCCAGCGCAGCCCGTGGGCGTACCCCAGCTGCGGCGCGGCGAACTCCTGCGCCACCTCGTCCGCGCCGTCCAGCGGCAGCAGCTCGCCCGGCTGGGGCGGATCGGCGAGCACCGAGGGCGGGACGCGGTCCAGCCGCCACACCACCCGCGGCGGCCGCCGCGGGTGGAACCGGACGCGCACCTCGAACGACTCGCACGTCACCAGCGGCACGAACACGTACGACGGGCGGATCGGGAGGCCGTCCCGGATCCGGTACACCAGCGAATACGTGTGGGTGTCGCCGCGGTCCAAGGCGCGCGGCAGGTCGAGCAGCCAGCGGAAGTGCCGCTGGCCCTCCCGGGTGCCGGCGCTGATCCGGACGCCGTGCCGGGCGTCCGCGACGACCTCGCGCTCGCCGTCCCGGCCGTCCTCGGTGCGGGGCACCGTGAACTGCGCGGCGATCCGGCCGAGCGTGTCGCGGGTGGCCACGATCAGCCGTTCCTCGGTCACCTCCGGCTCGGCGGTGTCGAGCCGGACGAGCACCTTGAGCCGCTTCACGAACCAGCCCTCGTTCGGATCGGGCACGCCGTCGCCCGGCCGCGTGCCGGCCTCGATCTCCGCGGCGAGCCGGACGAACGACCGGTCGACGCGGCGCCGGGCCGTGCGCTCCGAAACGCGCAGCTGATCCGCGAGCACCCCGATCCGGTCGCTCAGCAGGGCGTGCTGCGCGCCGGGGGCGATGCCCAGTGCGACGTTCACCGCCAACCGGTCGTCGGCCGGGAATTCCGCGATCGCGGCCGAAATCGCTTCGCGCAGAACGCGGCGCGCATCGCGATCGCTCGTCGTCCGGTGGATTTCGCACCAGCCGGAAACGAGCGGCCCGAGCCGGCTGCGCAGCCGGTCGGCTTCCAATCCCCAGCCGCGCCGCAACGTGGTGAGTTCCCGGAGCAGCCCGTCCTCGTGTGCCATGGGATTTCCAGTGAACCTTGTTCAGCCGTCGGCCGGCGCGAGGTCAGCGCAGGCCAGAAAGTTGCGAAACGTAGCGCCATCCTAACCAGAACAAGGTTCATTGTGACACGCGCACTTCGCGGCGATCGGCGGCACCGGCTGCGCCGATCAGGTGGTTCCGCGGTGCCAGGCATTGGCCAGTTCCGCGCGATTTCGGCCTGCGCGCGGCCTTTTCCGCCTCCGCGGCTGCCCGACCATTTCCCCGTCGGCTTTCCGTCGGCATCGGGGAGGATGGGTGCTCGACACTATCGGCCCGGCCGATGTCGCCGGCGTCCGGCGGCTGGCCCGCGACGGCCTGCTCGCCGGCTCGGCGGCGGCCGCACGGCCCCGCGCCCTCGCCCGCTTGCGCGGCGGGGTCTACACGGTGGCGTGGCCGCTGGTCTTCACGCGGATCACCAAGCCGCTGGAACACCGGCGCCGGCACGCGGACTGCGCCCGCGGGCTCGAATGGCTGCGGCCGGACTGCCTCGACCGCTTCCACGACGACGTGGAGGCGGTGGTGGACCACACCCTGCGGCGCGCGACGAGCCCGATCGAGAACCTCGAGGGCTGGCTGGCGACCCGCCTGACCCCGGCCACGGTCGACGCGCACCGGCGTCGCCGCGGCGAAATCGGGGCATTGCAGCGGCCGCGCCTGCCGGCGTGGCTGACCGGCGCGCTCGGCGGCGATCCGTGGCTGTGCGACCTGGCGGTGCAGATCCTGGTCTGGGTGGGAGTGCCGGCCACGGCGGGCGCCGAGCTGTGGCCCCTGGACGGCTGGGCGGCGCGGCGCGCCGAGGTCACGGGCGAGCCGCCGGCCACCCGCGACACCCTCGACCGCGAGGTCGGCCGGGTCCTGGCCGCCATGCGCACCCGGCCGGCGTGGCACGCGCAGCACGTCGAGCGCCCGCTGGGGCATAAGCAGGCACCGGTCGCCCCGATGCCCGCGGAGTTCCCGGCGCTGGAACTGGTCGGCGAGCACGAGCTGGCGGACGCCCGCCTCGTGAGCCTGGCCGAGCAGGCCCTGCGGGCCATCGAGACCCGGCTGAACCGGGGAGAAGCCCCCGCTGAAGTGGTGACGACGGTGGTCAGGAAGCTGTTCGGCGAGCGCACCCCGGACACCACCGCCCGCGACGACTGGCTGGCGACGGCACTGGCCGACCAGGAGCGGCTGGCGGAGATCGTGACCACGGTCCTGGCGATCCTCGACCGCTGAGCGGCGGCAGCTCCGCGCGGCCGAGCAGCGCCCCGCGGCCGAGCAGCCCACGCGGGGCCGAGCAGCCCGCCGCGCTCAAGCAGCCCACGCGCGGCCAACCAACCCCCGCGGCCGGGCAACCACGGGCAGCCAGCAGCCCGCCGCGCTCGAGCAGCCCCGCGCAGCCAACCAACCCCCGCGCGGCGGAGCGGCCCCGCGCCCGAGCAGCGCCGCGCGGCCGAGCAGCCCCGCGCCCGCTCGAGCAACCCCCGCGCGGCCAAGCAACCCCGCCCGCCCGAGCAGCCCCACACGGCCAGGCAACCCCGCGCGGCCGAGGAGCCCCCGCGGCCAACCGACCCGCGCCCGAGCAGTGCCACGCGGAGCCGGCGAGCGTCCCAAGGCGGCCTTCGGTGCGTGCCCCGGCGGCCGGAGGATTCCCTACCGAACTCGGTGAGACGCGTGCGGCGGCGACGGCAGCGGCAGCGGTTCGGTGGCCTCGCGGCAGCCGTACCGCTCGAACACCGCGCGGGCTTTGTCGCGCAAGGCGATCGCGCGGCGTTCGTCTCCGGACAACGCCGCCGCGACGGCCAGGTCTCGGTGCGTCCTGGCCTGCCAGACCGGCAGGTCC is from Amycolatopsis mediterranei and encodes:
- a CDS encoding multicopper oxidase family protein; its protein translation is MNDSLDRRTFLAAAALGSAGVVAGVNLLGPGAPRTASAATTPPASSAAPNFGLTKFLDPLRIPPVIQAHSRRNAGELTITMTTARTRLHSQLPETTLWTYEGQFPGPTVEVRSGKRLRVAWASELRGTVPLVAVRAPYAVPTPANRPGYRAADGSLPAGVELVEGVAELPPWNVVHLHGALTNAGNDGWAHNGISPGQTQLTEYPNRQAATALWYHDHAMAVTRFNVHSGLAGLYLLRDDEEDRLRLPGGDHEIPLILADRNFDTDPATGALTGRLLFKFQYLPGSGTTAPVTGPFTLVNGGIWPHLDVDARWYRFRALNTANGRFFRLDLVDEAGVVHNDAVRIAGTDAGLLPGPAAVPAGGLTLTPGERADLLIDFSRFPGQRLRLVNTGASIEPDIMEFRVESRRRPDPFRPPARLSASYVRLAEGVNVPAAHDEVFVATTPPGVAGRPHPEMWELKEITDPAEVPARFPEEGVIQLTDPVLGHVRTFRRVASLFDDATTIFIDRGRWVVWNLIQLGGAPHPMHIHLARFQLLTRRKFPDLTAFDTTAAGTSRPLPTPTDGPAIEGHEEGWKDTFNVWAGEWIRVAGRFEEATGEFMYHCHILDHEDEGMMRPFVVHPPEIARFHMHPKSPPGHPMPHHNGH
- a CDS encoding cytochrome P450 — translated: MTETVVFPQDRTCPYQPAPAYLPLADRKPLAQVALYDGRRVWAITSRDVARRLLIDPRISSDRTNPAWPMMFASIAATVSDVQQKVMKIVTALVGVDGPVHNARRKLLIPSFTTRRINALRPRIQEIVDRQLDELIAAGPPADLIPAFAGPVPVTILYRLMGIPDSDHEYFEKKSFQLAAGPDANGAYDELMAYMGELIAQRRRNPGDTVLDDLLAERGAKGEVDEELISTLVLQVAGGHGTTGTMISLSTFVLLQNPDRLAELRADPSLLPIAVDELLRVLSIPDGVSRLAVDDIEVEGATIRKGDGVFFITSLINRDEDVHEAPDTLGWHRATARDHVSFGFGAHQCLGQNLARVTMEIALGTLLERLPGLRLAVPAEEIPFNPTAGFQVLTELPVAW
- a CDS encoding helix-turn-helix domain-containing protein translates to MVVVPSELKRPVRLSARDREELIRLTTTGVHPASAIRRARVLLALDTSVGEPDPKEVIAARLEVSGEMLRLVAKRFAETGGDVLATISRKKRDLPPVPSPVTGEVEARLIALACSTPPAGHARWSLRLLEKHVELTEDIPSLDHSTIGRVLKKRNCVLI
- a CDS encoding NAD(P)H-binding protein codes for the protein MTILVTGATGNVGRNVVDLLVRAGADVRATSRNPDALDLPPEVDVRRADLNEPETFEQALRGVEKLFLYTQPSGIEGVLEAAKAAGVGHVVLLSSLAAAGRDPDHWIARWHLAEEAAIERSGLAWTFVRPGAFAANSLQWAGFVKKGEPVPILYAHSYLSSIHERDIAEVSTCALLQDGHAGAKYGITGGESITQAEQLALIGRAIGRELDFVDLTGDAARADFQARIGGRFEELVAEGTVGRGDASSIIETRIRYYEEALDGPEEIDPTVEKVLGKPPRTFAEWAEDHKADFTD
- a CDS encoding dihydrofolate reductase family protein yields the protein MTEPSGRRVSANLSLTLDGRYHGPAGPADMAAILPYATTEAARRHLSRIWEGATTAVLGRRNAEGFLGFWPTVAADEHADPRDRGYAQWLVDAEKVVFSTTLADAPWERTRLVNAPAADVVAELKTTDGGDILVNSSASVIKPLLAADLLDRLYLMVCPEIAGGGPRLFDDGLPSSKWRLSHHETGELGETAMVYDRAR
- a CDS encoding metalloregulator ArsR/SmtB family transcription factor; translation: MDRIAAALGDAARWRIVELLAERPRSVGELAELTGLRQPQTTKHLQTLARAGLVTVFPLGRRRVHALEAGPLEALAGRLRELAGATEAHAGERAAVARYRAAIEADAAAADRDRWADGRTFTFDRLLPAPADAVWRHWTDPNLLASWWVPPSMTVTACTLEPRPGGRVVLGHRDADGEYHAEGRVRVADEPGHLGFDLAVTGPASFAGHYDLELHPDAAGTRLRLGLRITATTVGAVPFIAGIETGWRQVLDHLTAVLSGRKA